One window from the genome of Gimesia aquarii encodes:
- a CDS encoding HisA/HisF-related TIM barrel protein, whose translation MKILPVLDILNQKVVRGVAGQRDTYQPIQSRLTESNQPLDIARALRDEFQISEFYVADLDAIVHGKLNLDLYQNLLDHEFTFLLDCGLRYAADSQPLTSLPGISVVAGLETLAGPQELGQLVEQWGSQQTVFSLDLKQGQPLVSDVPHNEYALIKDPLKIAELSLSQGIQQMILLDLAQVGTGKGTGTEELCYILRSRYPELRLITGGGIQNCNDLMAQAKLDADAVLVASALHDGRIDREAVLSLI comes from the coding sequence ATGAAAATTCTGCCTGTCCTAGACATTCTCAATCAAAAGGTTGTTCGCGGGGTTGCCGGCCAACGTGATACTTATCAGCCGATTCAAAGTCGTTTGACAGAGTCCAATCAGCCCCTTGATATCGCTCGCGCCTTACGAGATGAATTTCAAATCTCAGAGTTCTATGTTGCTGACCTAGATGCAATCGTTCATGGTAAACTCAATTTGGATCTTTATCAGAATTTACTTGATCACGAATTCACATTTCTACTGGACTGTGGCCTGCGATATGCCGCTGATAGCCAACCGCTCACTTCTCTACCGGGAATTTCGGTTGTGGCTGGTTTGGAAACATTGGCCGGGCCTCAAGAGTTGGGACAATTGGTCGAGCAGTGGGGTTCGCAGCAGACTGTCTTTAGTCTCGATCTCAAACAGGGACAGCCCCTTGTTAGCGATGTGCCTCATAACGAATATGCATTGATCAAAGATCCGTTGAAAATCGCAGAGTTGAGTCTCAGTCAGGGAATTCAGCAGATGATCTTGTTGGATCTGGCACAAGTTGGCACGGGGAAGGGGACGGGAACAGAAGAGCTCTGCTACATATTACGCAGTCGCTACCCGGAATTGCGATTGATTACCGGTGGTGGGATTCAAAACTGTAACGATCTCATGGCGCAGGCCAAACTTGACGCGGATGCGGTTCTGGTTGCGTCTGCGCTACACGATGGTCGAATCGACAGAGAAGCAGTTCTTTCACTGATTTAA
- a CDS encoding GNAT family N-acetyltransferase produces MMKLFEADLTNAQHANAVVFLLNSYASSPEGGGKPLPDEVQENLANALQKRPEAVVVLAFEDEEPVGLVICMEGFSTFSCKPLMNIHDVFVAATFRGQGVSRRLFERVEDIAKARGCCKLTLEVLEGNQVAQAAYSKFGFSGYELDPQMGRALFWEKKL; encoded by the coding sequence CTGATGAAATTATTCGAAGCAGATCTGACAAACGCACAACATGCCAATGCGGTCGTTTTTTTGTTAAACAGTTATGCCAGTAGTCCTGAAGGAGGCGGCAAACCACTACCCGACGAGGTACAGGAAAATCTTGCCAACGCATTGCAAAAACGGCCTGAAGCGGTCGTGGTATTAGCATTTGAAGACGAAGAGCCTGTCGGACTGGTAATTTGCATGGAAGGTTTTTCAACATTCTCGTGTAAACCACTCATGAATATTCATGATGTTTTTGTGGCAGCGACATTTCGTGGACAAGGTGTATCAAGACGACTATTTGAACGAGTCGAAGACATTGCCAAAGCGCGGGGATGCTGTAAACTGACTTTAGAAGTTTTAGAAGGAAATCAGGTTGCTCAAGCCGCTTATTCGAAATTCGGATTCTCTGGCTACGAACTCGACCCTCAAATGGGAAGGGCACTGTTCTGGGAAAAGAAGCTATAA
- a CDS encoding carbohydrate kinase family protein, whose translation MKHDVVGVGTVVVDHLVLLSQHPEQDAKTNIISDAYQIGGPVPTAQVLLSRFGKACAFIGSWGDDQYGPLIERNLAAENLNLEASRMLAGTRSGYAQVWIDEQAGTRTIACYRPQSCLQPDELDLKLIQQARAIHLDGWPEETCFAAAKVARQAGVKVCLDAGSLKPGMEQLIPYLNVMNCPRRFLTEYLQTDDIHTGGKALLEQGPELVTITDGTQGAWLFTKEVCLHCAALPVLSLDTTGAGDVFSGALIYGILEAWPLDRTLKFACITAALKCERLGNRDALPKLAEIEAVLQTRDLPLSRWD comes from the coding sequence ATGAAGCATGATGTTGTCGGGGTGGGTACCGTTGTCGTCGATCACCTGGTTCTTTTATCTCAACATCCCGAGCAGGATGCCAAAACAAATATTATCAGCGACGCCTATCAGATAGGTGGTCCTGTACCAACGGCACAGGTTCTGTTATCACGCTTCGGAAAAGCGTGTGCCTTCATAGGCAGTTGGGGCGATGATCAATATGGCCCCCTCATCGAGCGAAATCTGGCTGCGGAAAATCTCAATTTGGAAGCCAGTCGGATGTTAGCAGGAACCCGCTCAGGTTATGCGCAAGTCTGGATTGACGAACAGGCGGGAACACGCACGATTGCCTGCTATCGCCCCCAGTCCTGTCTACAACCAGATGAGCTGGATCTAAAGCTCATCCAACAGGCCAGAGCAATCCATCTGGATGGTTGGCCAGAAGAAACCTGCTTCGCTGCTGCGAAGGTAGCAAGGCAGGCAGGCGTCAAAGTTTGTCTGGATGCAGGTTCTTTAAAACCGGGTATGGAACAGTTGATTCCTTATTTGAACGTTATGAATTGCCCTCGTCGGTTTTTGACTGAGTATCTGCAAACCGATGATATTCACACAGGGGGGAAAGCGCTCCTCGAACAGGGACCAGAACTAGTCACGATTACCGATGGTACTCAAGGTGCGTGGCTCTTCACAAAAGAAGTGTGCTTACACTGTGCAGCACTGCCTGTTCTCTCACTCGATACAACCGGTGCGGGAGATGTATTCTCCGGTGCTTTGATCTATGGCATCTTGGAAGCGTGGCCCTTGGATCGTACCTTGAAGTTTGCCTGTATCACTGCGGCACTCAAATGCGAGCGGCTGGGAAATCGAGATGCACTACCCAAGCTAGCCGAAATTGAAGCCGTTTTGCAAACTAGGGACTTGCCTCTTTCACGATGGGATTGA
- a CDS encoding fumarylacetoacetate hydrolase family protein, with the protein MKLAKVLLSSGERHVAIVEENQVRLLDLTQVENCHRLSDILYAPDPAGLANFLIDTELPPVPLNQLEFLAPLDHQEVWAAGVTYKRSQVARMEESEAAASHYDQVYTADRPELFFKATPSRVCGPNQPVRVRYDSQWSVPEPELALVVSPDLKLVGYTIGNDMSARDIEGENPLYLPQAKLYKQCCGLGPCILLHEEPLPREETKITLVIERGGEEVFQGTTSIEEMARGLEDLIEWLGKENEFPLGAILLTGTGIVPPDEFTLEDRDIVSIEINGIGTLINPIVKEASP; encoded by the coding sequence ATGAAACTCGCTAAAGTTTTATTGTCAAGCGGAGAACGGCACGTTGCCATCGTGGAAGAGAATCAGGTTCGACTTCTGGATCTCACTCAGGTAGAAAACTGTCATCGACTATCGGATATTTTGTATGCTCCTGATCCCGCAGGACTCGCAAATTTTCTGATCGACACCGAGCTACCTCCAGTACCACTTAACCAACTGGAATTTCTGGCGCCCCTTGATCATCAGGAAGTCTGGGCCGCCGGGGTGACGTATAAACGCAGTCAGGTAGCACGAATGGAAGAATCGGAAGCTGCTGCTTCACACTACGATCAGGTTTACACAGCAGATCGCCCCGAACTCTTTTTCAAAGCGACCCCCAGCCGCGTCTGCGGACCGAATCAACCGGTGCGTGTGCGTTATGATAGCCAATGGTCCGTACCAGAACCCGAGTTAGCTTTGGTAGTCTCACCCGATTTAAAGTTAGTGGGCTATACCATCGGCAACGACATGTCTGCCAGAGATATCGAGGGAGAAAACCCGCTTTATCTTCCCCAGGCAAAACTCTACAAGCAGTGTTGCGGACTTGGTCCGTGTATCCTGTTGCATGAGGAGCCTCTACCACGCGAGGAAACCAAAATCACACTCGTCATTGAACGCGGTGGGGAAGAAGTGTTTCAGGGTACTACTTCCATTGAGGAAATGGCGCGTGGACTTGAAGATTTAATTGAATGGCTAGGCAAAGAAAATGAGTTTCCTCTAGGTGCGATTTTATTAACTGGTACCGGGATTGTACCCCCAGATGAATTCACTCTTGAAGACCGTGACATTGTTTCTATCGAAATCAACGGGATTGGAACCCTCATCAATCCCATCGTGAAAGAGGCAAGTCCCTAG
- a CDS encoding RluA family pseudouridine synthase: MMSDEISSPPELSSEPIEITVEARAHGWRIDHYLSRLYPNYTRVLFQKAIKQEAVLVNGLPVKAARRMRVNDRVSIRLPEMPDNQLPPEDIPLDIVYEDEAIAVINKPSDMIVHPGKGNYAGTLAGALQHHFDQLSDVAGQFRPGIVHRLDRNTSGLLVVAKDNQVHARLSTQFEKREVQKEYRAIVWGRLEFDSDFIETFICVHPRHREKMIVCDEGGNARDAFTYYETIRRYKAFSYVRLKPRTGRTHQLRVHMQHIGHSIVADRVYGGRTALKINDLNVHAEVDAEAGENDLLISRQALHAFCLEFNHPQSGKPMTFEAPLPEDMELTLAALDQYQKDE; encoded by the coding sequence ATGATGTCTGACGAAATTTCGTCACCTCCCGAACTCTCGAGTGAGCCGATTGAAATTACAGTTGAGGCACGCGCTCATGGTTGGCGGATAGACCATTATCTAAGTCGCCTGTATCCGAATTACACGCGTGTCTTATTTCAGAAAGCTATCAAACAGGAGGCCGTTCTCGTCAATGGCTTACCTGTGAAAGCGGCACGGCGGATGCGCGTCAATGATCGTGTTTCGATCCGCTTGCCGGAAATGCCCGATAATCAGTTGCCGCCGGAAGATATTCCTCTCGACATCGTCTATGAAGATGAAGCGATTGCCGTCATCAATAAACCGTCTGATATGATTGTGCATCCGGGAAAAGGGAATTATGCAGGGACGTTGGCGGGAGCACTGCAACACCATTTCGATCAATTAAGTGATGTTGCCGGTCAGTTTCGTCCGGGAATTGTCCATCGGCTGGATCGGAATACCAGTGGTTTGCTGGTGGTCGCGAAAGATAATCAGGTACATGCACGATTGAGTACGCAATTTGAGAAACGCGAAGTACAGAAGGAATACCGGGCAATCGTCTGGGGGCGCCTCGAATTTGACAGCGATTTCATCGAAACCTTTATATGTGTGCATCCACGTCACCGGGAAAAAATGATTGTTTGTGACGAAGGTGGTAATGCCCGTGATGCGTTTACGTATTATGAAACCATCAGGCGTTATAAAGCGTTTTCTTATGTCCGGCTTAAACCACGTACGGGGCGCACTCATCAGTTGCGAGTTCATATGCAGCATATCGGTCACTCAATCGTTGCTGACCGTGTTTATGGAGGTCGCACTGCTTTAAAAATCAATGATCTGAATGTCCATGCTGAAGTAGATGCAGAAGCAGGCGAAAACGATTTGTTAATCAGCCGCCAGGCGCTGCATGCATTTTGTTTGGAATTTAACCACCCACAGAGTGGAAAACCAATGACGTTTGAGGCACCATTACCTGAAGACATGGAACTTACACTCGCTGCGTTAGACCAATACCAGAAGGACGAATGA
- a CDS encoding DUF1559 family PulG-like putative transporter — protein sequence MMAWQRWITVGIILCILLLVFALVMPAIQQTREDARRTISKYNLKQIGLALQNYNDAYRCLPPGGIIRSDNIAMNGWLTMIMPFIDASPDYNAIDLNESWESPINVSIFESTRSYFLNPSVVDHYTATGYGLTHYLGNLNLFYQNSFIQFDQMQNGAAHTWMSGEVAGNYQPWSYPFNWRALGAKLCDGPNSYGCLPWSGGHLLFADGSVSFFSNKTSSEILKRFAEAPPVATKEQIEAPSKIFQTGLYHWSSINLQTNPQSKSMCFTNVLRNESGAALVIRVFAYEKYELTEEERKNTRSLEFSHPDLLLQIDSTTDIPKALGSTTLSKAATPEQFQANVKTLETIQGQLE from the coding sequence ATGATGGCATGGCAACGCTGGATTACTGTTGGAATCATCTTGTGCATTTTACTTTTGGTGTTCGCCTTAGTCATGCCGGCTATTCAGCAAACTAGAGAAGATGCACGTAGGACGATTTCTAAATATAACTTGAAGCAAATCGGATTGGCACTCCAGAATTACAACGATGCATATCGGTGCTTACCACCAGGGGGGATCATTCGGTCAGACAACATCGCCATGAATGGCTGGCTTACGATGATCATGCCGTTTATAGATGCTAGCCCTGACTATAACGCTATTGATTTAAATGAGTCTTGGGAGAGCCCTATTAATGTCAGCATCTTTGAAAGCACACGTTCTTATTTCCTGAATCCAAGTGTGGTAGATCATTATACAGCGACTGGTTATGGATTAACACATTATCTGGGGAATCTTAATTTGTTCTACCAGAATAGTTTTATTCAATTTGATCAAATGCAGAATGGAGCCGCACATACTTGGATGTCGGGTGAAGTGGCAGGAAACTATCAGCCCTGGAGCTATCCTTTTAACTGGCGTGCACTAGGTGCCAAACTCTGCGATGGTCCTAACAGTTATGGATGTCTTCCCTGGAGTGGAGGACATTTACTATTTGCTGATGGCAGTGTTTCTTTTTTTTCAAACAAAACATCTTCCGAAATATTGAAGCGTTTTGCGGAGGCGCCACCTGTCGCGACAAAGGAACAAATTGAAGCGCCCTCAAAAATCTTTCAAACAGGTCTGTATCATTGGAGTAGCATTAATTTGCAGACAAATCCTCAAAGTAAATCAATGTGTTTTACGAATGTGCTACGAAACGAATCAGGTGCAGCATTAGTGATACGTGTTTTTGCATATGAAAAATATGAACTAACTGAAGAAGAAAGAAAGAACACTAGATCGTTAGAGTTTAGTCATCCTGATTTATTATTACAGATCGATTCTACCACAGACATTCCAAAAGCATTAGGGTCAACAACTCTGTCCAAAGCAGCAACACCTGAACAATTTCAAGCGAATGTTAAAACGCTGGAAACGATACAGGGGCAACTGGAATAA
- a CDS encoding pyridoxamine 5'-phosphate oxidase family protein has product MSREFQFNPTNVNTILDESWRQLKEAAESETHPWRLGNLATLSEDRPRVRSVVLRDVQTEARELTCYTDQRSDKVNEIKASPRVEWMAYDSVTRVQIRLRGVASIHTNDACSEQHWRESSPEHRRGYITISAPGTKAESAVPNLPDYLFDRLPNDEEAQLGYENFAVVVCRIEHLDWLQLRRNGHLAAQFLWTDKWEGHWKYA; this is encoded by the coding sequence ATGAGCAGAGAATTCCAGTTTAATCCCACAAATGTCAACACAATTTTAGATGAGTCCTGGCGACAACTAAAAGAGGCCGCAGAGAGCGAGACACATCCCTGGCGGCTGGGTAATTTAGCAACCCTGTCAGAAGATCGGCCACGGGTTCGCTCAGTGGTTCTGCGTGACGTACAGACAGAAGCGCGGGAACTGACCTGTTATACCGATCAAAGGTCTGACAAGGTGAACGAGATCAAAGCATCTCCCCGGGTCGAGTGGATGGCATACGACTCGGTGACGCGCGTGCAAATCCGGTTAAGAGGCGTCGCTTCAATTCATACTAATGATGCCTGCTCCGAACAACATTGGCGTGAGAGCAGCCCTGAGCATCGTCGTGGATATATTACAATTTCCGCACCAGGAACGAAAGCGGAAAGTGCCGTTCCTAACCTTCCCGATTATCTCTTCGACAGATTGCCGAACGACGAAGAAGCTCAACTGGGATATGAAAATTTTGCAGTAGTCGTATGCCGAATCGAACATCTTGACTGGCTACAACTAAGACGCAACGGCCATCTCGCCGCACAATTTCTGTGGACCGACAAATGGGAAGGCCATTGGAAATATGCTTGA
- a CDS encoding MFS transporter gives MELTPKKELPPLYHDSSFWGMTVTQFWGAFNDNLYKQLVLLVCAQQVLLEQTNDKQPIALAVFALPFVFFSGLAGWFSDRNSKRNIIIGCKVAEIVIALLAMAAFFTGHLLPLLVVLGLLSTQSAIFGPAKYGILPEMLRDDDLPQANGVIQMTTFVAIIFGMASAGFVKQAFPGELWKTSYFCIAIAVIGTIASLWVRKTPIAQPGLSFRWSTMGIDSETRSLLLKDRQLLNVLLVSSVFWFVGGIIQPLVNIFGIGQLHLSESRTSLMAACMGVGISFGCILAGRISRKRVNFTLVTVGAWGIVITLLAMFSFGWWWPAESLERLKETDSSLWNSFIPESALEWAARSVLTLMGFFAGLFVVPLQVELQTRPPKSQKGRMIGAMNLINWIGIVISALFFQIFTVICNLFHWPMSQVFLALALVILPIALFYHPKDEALAHESP, from the coding sequence ATGGAATTGACTCCGAAAAAAGAACTCCCTCCTCTCTATCATGATTCCTCATTCTGGGGTATGACGGTCACACAATTCTGGGGTGCGTTCAATGATAATCTCTATAAACAACTCGTATTGTTAGTTTGTGCGCAACAGGTTTTGCTGGAACAGACGAATGATAAACAACCAATTGCTTTAGCCGTATTTGCGCTACCGTTTGTGTTTTTCTCCGGGCTGGCGGGTTGGTTCTCTGATCGAAACAGCAAACGTAACATTATCATTGGCTGTAAAGTGGCCGAAATTGTCATCGCCTTATTGGCGATGGCGGCATTTTTTACAGGTCACTTATTACCATTGCTTGTGGTACTGGGATTATTAAGCACTCAAAGTGCTATCTTCGGACCAGCAAAGTATGGCATTCTACCCGAAATGCTCCGCGATGATGATTTACCACAAGCAAACGGTGTGATTCAAATGACGACCTTTGTCGCGATCATTTTTGGAATGGCATCAGCCGGCTTTGTTAAACAGGCCTTCCCGGGAGAGCTCTGGAAAACCAGCTACTTTTGTATTGCGATTGCCGTGATCGGGACGATAGCTTCCTTGTGGGTACGAAAGACACCCATTGCACAACCGGGGCTCTCGTTTCGCTGGTCGACGATGGGAATTGATTCTGAAACGAGATCCTTGCTACTGAAAGATCGGCAGTTATTAAATGTGCTGCTCGTCTCTTCAGTGTTCTGGTTTGTAGGGGGAATTATTCAGCCCTTGGTAAATATCTTCGGGATCGGACAACTGCATTTAAGTGAAAGCCGCACCAGTTTAATGGCGGCTTGCATGGGAGTTGGTATCTCGTTCGGCTGCATTTTAGCAGGACGCATTTCACGGAAGCGAGTCAATTTTACATTGGTTACTGTGGGGGCATGGGGCATTGTGATTACCTTACTTGCCATGTTCAGCTTTGGCTGGTGGTGGCCTGCTGAGAGCTTGGAACGCCTGAAAGAGACTGATTCCTCGCTCTGGAATTCGTTTATTCCCGAAAGTGCGCTTGAATGGGCCGCACGCTCGGTTCTCACATTGATGGGTTTTTTCGCCGGTCTCTTTGTGGTTCCACTTCAGGTCGAATTACAGACCAGACCACCCAAGTCACAAAAAGGGCGGATGATCGGTGCGATGAATTTAATCAACTGGATCGGCATTGTCATTTCCGCGTTGTTCTTCCAAATTTTTACGGTCATTTGCAACCTGTTTCACTGGCCGATGAGCCAGGTCTTTCTGGCACTGGCACTCGTGATTCTTCCCATCGCATTATTCTATCACCCTAAGGATGAAGCATTAGCACACGAGAGTCCCTGA